Proteins encoded by one window of Methanothermobacter sp. K4:
- a CDS encoding calcium-transporting P-type ATPase, PMR1-type → MKWAGMSVNEVLNELKTSENGLNSDEAARRLETYGKNELVEEKKAGPLRMFLAQFMDILIILLILAAVASYFVGDVLDSAVILFVVVVNATVGFIQEYRAERAMEKLKGLVSTEATVIRDGMTQKIPASELTIGDIVIIEEGDNVPADIRLIEAYDLRIDESTLTGESIPVQKTHEDPEDERDVIAFMDSDVVSGRGKGAVIAVGMDTSIGRIAEMIQEDEGKTPLQEKIASLGKSLGLIAVVVCAMVFAIQFLRGLPLVDTFMTAVSLAVASVPEGLPAILTLTLALGMQRMARSNAIVRRLLAVETLGSCSVICTDKTGTLTHNRMTVRESELTSPEMALLVSALCNNATISDDRVIGDPTDAAILSFADENGYRRKELEEKYPRLMEIPLDSKRKRMTTINQLGDGRYLLIKGAPEIIMGRCSHVDYDGSLRPMNDDELAKWMSRLNDMTSRALRVLALAYRKLPDGDDEERDLVFAGLVGMMDPPRKEAAEAIETCRKAGIKVVMITGDHRDTAVAIARELGLMDDGLALTGRELDELSDDEFGEIVEDVRVYARVFPEQKVRIVEALQRRGHVVAMTGDGVNDAPALKKAAIGVAMGSGTDVARESSDMVLQDDNFATIVKAVREGRTIFDNIRRFVKFQLSTNVGAILTIVSASLINIPVPFNPIQILWINIIMDGPPAQSLGVEPPESDIMLRKPEREDIMPRRNLLRIVIAGAVMAAGTLGLYMYMLSSGKGVERAMTVAFTVFVMFQIFNVFNCKSRTGFSNRTLLVAVAASLLLQILVVYLAPLEGVFRTVPLTVTDWVLIVAVASLILIAEALMRFADGRE, encoded by the coding sequence ATGAAATGGGCCGGGATGAGTGTAAACGAAGTCTTGAATGAACTTAAAACGTCAGAAAATGGTTTAAATTCAGATGAAGCAGCCAGAAGACTTGAAACTTATGGGAAGAACGAACTGGTTGAGGAGAAAAAGGCAGGACCCCTCAGAATGTTCCTTGCTCAGTTCATGGATATACTCATCATACTCCTCATACTTGCGGCTGTGGCATCCTATTTTGTGGGTGATGTGCTCGATTCTGCAGTCATACTATTCGTGGTGGTTGTGAATGCCACAGTTGGCTTCATACAGGAGTACAGGGCCGAGCGTGCAATGGAGAAACTCAAGGGCCTTGTATCAACTGAGGCCACGGTTATAAGGGACGGTATGACCCAGAAAATACCCGCCTCTGAGCTCACAATAGGGGATATTGTAATCATAGAGGAGGGGGACAATGTACCTGCAGACATCAGACTCATAGAAGCCTATGACCTCCGCATAGATGAATCTACCCTCACAGGAGAATCCATACCCGTCCAGAAGACACATGAGGACCCTGAAGATGAAAGGGATGTTATCGCATTCATGGACTCTGACGTTGTATCAGGTCGCGGTAAGGGCGCCGTCATAGCCGTGGGTATGGATACATCAATAGGCAGGATAGCCGAGATGATACAGGAGGATGAGGGTAAGACACCTCTGCAGGAGAAGATAGCCTCCCTTGGAAAAAGCCTTGGGCTCATAGCGGTGGTTGTATGTGCCATGGTATTCGCCATACAGTTCCTCCGTGGACTTCCCCTGGTTGACACCTTCATGACCGCTGTTTCACTTGCAGTTGCCTCTGTACCCGAGGGCCTCCCAGCCATACTGACACTGACCCTCGCACTGGGTATGCAGAGGATGGCCCGGAGCAATGCCATTGTAAGGAGGCTTCTTGCAGTTGAAACCCTGGGTTCATGTTCGGTGATCTGCACCGACAAGACAGGTACACTCACCCATAACCGGATGACCGTGAGGGAATCAGAGCTCACCTCACCAGAGATGGCACTCCTTGTATCAGCACTCTGCAACAACGCCACAATCTCAGATGATAGGGTCATAGGGGACCCAACCGATGCTGCCATACTGAGCTTTGCTGATGAAAATGGATACAGAAGAAAGGAACTTGAGGAGAAATACCCCCGTCTCATGGAGATACCCCTCGACAGTAAAAGGAAGAGGATGACCACCATAAACCAGCTTGGGGACGGGCGCTACCTCCTCATCAAGGGGGCCCCTGAGATAATAATGGGCAGATGCAGCCATGTGGACTATGACGGCTCCCTGAGGCCAATGAATGATGATGAACTGGCCAAATGGATGTCCCGACTCAACGATATGACATCAAGGGCCCTTCGTGTTCTGGCCCTTGCATACCGGAAACTGCCCGATGGCGATGATGAGGAGAGGGACCTTGTGTTCGCTGGCCTCGTCGGTATGATGGATCCTCCGCGAAAGGAGGCTGCAGAGGCCATAGAGACCTGCAGGAAGGCCGGTATAAAGGTCGTTATGATCACAGGCGACCACAGGGACACTGCGGTTGCCATAGCACGCGAACTGGGTCTCATGGATGACGGTTTAGCCCTCACAGGAAGGGAACTCGATGAGCTCTCTGATGATGAATTCGGGGAGATTGTGGAGGATGTGAGGGTCTATGCCCGTGTCTTCCCTGAACAGAAGGTCAGAATAGTTGAGGCCCTCCAGAGGAGGGGCCACGTGGTTGCCATGACCGGTGATGGTGTAAACGACGCGCCTGCCCTCAAGAAGGCCGCGATAGGTGTTGCCATGGGCAGTGGAACGGACGTTGCAAGGGAATCCTCTGACATGGTTCTCCAGGATGATAACTTCGCAACGATCGTTAAAGCGGTGAGGGAGGGGCGTACCATCTTCGATAACATAAGGCGCTTCGTTAAGTTCCAGCTTTCAACAAACGTCGGGGCCATCCTGACAATCGTATCGGCCTCTCTCATCAACATTCCTGTGCCATTCAACCCGATACAGATACTATGGATAAACATAATAATGGACGGTCCCCCTGCACAGTCCCTGGGTGTTGAGCCCCCTGAATCCGATATAATGCTCAGAAAACCCGAGAGGGAGGATATAATGCCAAGGAGGAACCTGCTGCGTATAGTAATTGCAGGTGCTGTCATGGCAGCGGGGACGCTTGGGCTCTACATGTACATGCTCTCCTCAGGGAAGGGTGTTGAGAGGGCAATGACAGTTGCATTCACGGTCTTTGTGATGTTCCAGATATTCAACGTATTCAACTGCAAGTCAAGGACCGGATTTTCCAACAGGACCCTCCTTGTTGCTGTTGCAGCCTCACTCCTGCTGCAGATCCTTGTGGTCTACCTTGCACCCCTGGAGGGTGTGTTCAGGACCGTCCCCCTCACGGTTACAGACTGGGTCCTCATAGTTGCCGTGGCTTCCCTCATACTGATTGCGGAGGCCCTCATGAGGTTCGCTGATGGGCGGGAATGA
- a CDS encoding UPF0146 family protein — MWKDLAVYIIRSSQPSDRVVEVGAGRFLYVSDYIRKHSKVDLVLTDIKPSRGDIIYDDITSPDMDIYRDAVTIYSIRPPSELHNHLMMVADAVGARLIIKPLTGENIATEKPMKLVNYGKTFFYEYSP; from the coding sequence ATGTGGAAAGATCTTGCAGTTTATATAATCAGGAGTTCTCAGCCATCCGACCGTGTTGTTGAGGTTGGTGCCGGTAGATTCCTGTATGTTTCAGATTATATCAGGAAACATTCAAAGGTTGATTTGGTTCTAACAGATATTAAACCTTCCCGTGGGGACATAATTTACGATGACATCACATCACCGGACATGGACATCTACAGGGATGCTGTCACCATATACTCCATAAGACCCCCATCTGAACTACACAACCATCTCATGATGGTGGCGGACGCAGTTGGTGCCCGGCTGATCATCAAACCACTCACCGGAGAAAATATCGCCACAGAAAAACCCATGAAACTTGTAAATTACGGAAAAACCTTTTTCTACGAGTACAGTCCATAA
- the cobK gene encoding precorrin-6A reductase, whose product MNVIVMAGTRDAWRIIEELSKDPRIDITATATTEYGAELAESSGALRTVRGPLDRFGLSELIDRVGAELLIDATHPFATRATENALLACHDTGITYLRFERPRLDVEGAIRVDSFREAGEVASSLLREGEVAMHLAGVTTLPDVLESLDPERVAVRVLPQTSSIEACHRLGVPPGQIIAMQGTFSPEMNRVLMKEYRAGVVITKDSGETGGLPDKVAAASELGIPIILVERPRVDLKGEKVFQDITELVDYVTEILNKKETNNSF is encoded by the coding sequence ATGAACGTTATTGTCATGGCAGGGACCAGGGATGCCTGGAGGATCATAGAAGAACTCTCAAAGGACCCTCGAATTGATATAACAGCCACTGCAACCACAGAATACGGTGCGGAGCTTGCTGAAAGTTCAGGGGCATTAAGAACGGTCAGAGGACCCCTTGACCGGTTCGGGCTCAGCGAACTGATAGATAGAGTCGGTGCTGAACTCCTCATAGACGCCACCCACCCCTTCGCCACAAGGGCTACTGAAAATGCACTCCTGGCATGCCATGATACCGGCATAACCTACCTGAGGTTCGAAAGACCGCGACTGGATGTTGAGGGGGCCATAAGGGTTGACTCATTCAGGGAGGCTGGAGAGGTGGCCTCATCACTCCTCCGGGAGGGTGAGGTGGCGATGCACCTTGCAGGGGTCACCACACTACCTGATGTTCTTGAGTCACTGGATCCAGAGAGGGTTGCAGTCCGGGTCCTGCCACAGACCTCATCAATTGAGGCATGCCACAGGCTCGGGGTGCCTCCAGGGCAGATCATTGCCATGCAGGGCACATTCTCTCCAGAGATGAACAGGGTGCTGATGAAGGAATACCGTGCCGGTGTGGTTATCACAAAGGACAGTGGTGAGACAGGGGGTCTCCCTGATAAGGTTGCCGCTGCATCAGAGCTTGGAATACCCATCATTCTCGTTGAGAGGCCAAGGGTTGACCTGAAAGGCGAAAAGGTATTCCAGGACATTACTGAACTTGTAGACTATGTCACAGAGATCCTGAATAAAAAAGAAACTAACAACTCCTTTTAA
- the rimI gene encoding ribosomal protein S18-alanine N-acetyltransferase codes for MIVREFRPQDLKTVLKIERESFADPYPAHLLRDIYNLGAGFLVAQEDGRVVGFIIFWIRFEDEGHIISLAVDKDYRRKGVGAELVRTAIGIFEKFHIKNIKLEVRAKNRGAINFYRALGFSEEKVIANYYEDGEDAVVMRMDLHSGGDSPYGHEY; via the coding sequence ATGATAGTAAGGGAATTCAGGCCACAGGACCTTAAAACGGTCCTGAAGATTGAAAGGGAATCATTTGCTGATCCCTACCCTGCACACCTCCTGAGGGACATATACAACCTTGGGGCAGGTTTCCTAGTGGCCCAGGAGGATGGCAGGGTCGTTGGATTCATAATATTCTGGATCCGCTTTGAGGATGAAGGTCATATTATCTCACTTGCAGTTGATAAAGATTACCGCCGCAAGGGTGTCGGGGCGGAACTGGTGAGGACAGCCATAGGTATATTTGAAAAATTTCATATTAAAAATATTAAACTGGAGGTAAGGGCAAAGAATAGAGGGGCCATAAATTTCTACAGGGCCCTTGGCTTCAGTGAGGAGAAGGTTATAGCCAACTACTATGAGGATGGAGAGGACGCTGTGGTGATGAGGATGGATCTCCACTCTGGAGGGGATTCTCCTTATGGTCATGAATATTAA